From Streptomyces sp. NBC_00690, a single genomic window includes:
- a CDS encoding ABC transporter permease — protein sequence MTEQARPTTSPLTTASASVRALAWFEARRLLRHPAVLVSLALCLIAWGYPTASGITEYPVLHDEDRLLQLELLIPAAGVLLASHLAVTRPAREGTAAWLGTLVLTSAQRTAAHLLALLPVVALVATLAGIRFGWLALLPGAVSSPSAAELATGPALVLITGVLGVLIGTMTRSLAAGPITLVLLGLSVIGEAIFKYTDSPWRRWGLIASDSEGRGTLPTALLDRPAGLHLLYLLLLTVVLGAAALLRSGQRGPVVRGIAVLALVGTLAAGAAQLRPAPASVSTANKQAVEAPAVLHTCVRKGVATYCAFPEFIDRHQQWAQVADGMLHRIPDRARPEHLAVRQRVEAIVPENEVFMEIGPDHWAEDDRRAGTPGAITVGTDWGNGTDQADDDVSGFVTALARRLIEGPSEGEPGTVCGGRGILTVWLAGQATEESEIAIRSTRERQTGLTVDFGSFLGSTAVEHNDVTIALTLLDRPADEVGAVVKRNWDKLTHPATTTAQAARILDVPAPAPASSTEKSITSCAH from the coding sequence ATGACCGAGCAAGCCCGCCCCACCACATCGCCGCTGACCACCGCCTCGGCCTCGGTCCGCGCCCTGGCCTGGTTCGAGGCACGCCGACTGCTGCGCCACCCGGCCGTGCTGGTATCGCTCGCCCTCTGTCTGATCGCCTGGGGCTACCCGACGGCCAGCGGAATCACCGAGTACCCGGTGCTCCACGACGAGGACCGACTCCTTCAACTGGAACTGCTGATACCGGCCGCGGGAGTGCTTCTCGCCTCCCATCTCGCAGTGACACGCCCCGCACGCGAGGGCACCGCCGCCTGGCTGGGGACACTCGTCCTGACCTCCGCCCAGCGCACCGCGGCTCATCTTTTGGCGCTGCTCCCCGTTGTGGCCCTGGTAGCGACCCTCGCGGGCATTCGATTCGGCTGGCTCGCACTCCTGCCCGGGGCCGTGAGCAGCCCATCGGCGGCCGAACTCGCCACCGGACCCGCTCTCGTACTGATCACCGGAGTCCTCGGCGTACTCATCGGCACGATGACCCGTTCCCTGGCGGCAGGGCCGATCACGCTGGTCCTCTTGGGGCTGTCCGTCATCGGGGAAGCCATCTTCAAGTACACCGATTCCCCCTGGCGACGCTGGGGGCTGATCGCCTCCGACTCCGAGGGGCGCGGCACGCTGCCCACCGCGCTGCTGGACCGCCCGGCCGGACTCCATCTGCTCTATCTCCTCCTGCTCACGGTCGTCCTCGGAGCAGCAGCGCTGCTGCGCTCCGGACAGCGCGGGCCGGTGGTACGCGGCATTGCGGTACTGGCACTCGTCGGGACGCTTGCGGCGGGAGCGGCCCAACTGCGCCCTGCGCCCGCATCGGTGTCGACCGCGAACAAGCAGGCCGTGGAGGCCCCGGCGGTGCTCCACACCTGTGTCCGGAAGGGGGTGGCCACCTACTGTGCCTTCCCCGAGTTCATCGACCGGCACCAACAGTGGGCCCAGGTCGCGGACGGCATGCTGCACCGCATTCCGGATCGCGCACGACCAGAACACCTCGCCGTACGACAGCGAGTCGAGGCCATCGTCCCCGAGAACGAGGTGTTCATGGAGATAGGGCCCGATCACTGGGCCGAGGACGATCGACGCGCGGGCACCCCGGGTGCGATAACGGTCGGTACGGACTGGGGCAATGGCACCGACCAGGCCGACGATGATGTCAGTGGCTTCGTCACCGCGCTCGCCCGGCGCCTCATCGAGGGCCCCTCCGAAGGCGAACCCGGCACGGTCTGCGGTGGCCGGGGCATCCTCACCGTCTGGCTCGCCGGCCAGGCGACCGAGGAGAGCGAGATCGCCATCCGCTCGACGAGGGAACGCCAGACCGGTCTGACGGTCGACTTCGGCTCGTTCCTGGGATCGACCGCCGTGGAACACAACGACGTCACCATCGCGCTGACCCTCCTGGACCGGCCCGCCGACGAGGTCGGTGCAGTGGTCAAACGGAACTGGGACAAGCTGACTCACCCTGCCACCACCACCGCTCAGGCGGCCCGCATCCTGGATGTCCCAGCGCCCGCTCCGGCCAGTTCCACCGAGAAGAGCATCACCTCATGCGCCCACTGA